One stretch of Daphnia pulicaria isolate SC F1-1A chromosome 6, SC_F0-13Bv2, whole genome shotgun sequence DNA includes these proteins:
- the LOC124343787 gene encoding regulator of G-protein signaling 8-like gives MLKNIYRFLQRSNSFISLNTKSCKPEMRLLNLKSGLFLRRRNSDSPLSARPQPEEAQKWSESFAALMASKYGSSLYRAFLLREFSNENLEFWMAVEEYKNSKPQKMAAKAQQIYNDFVATQSPKEVNLDSETRLLTLTNVQTNNPDQHVFDRAQRRIQHMMERDSYLRFLQSKLFLELAFPERYSSSSDVSD, from the exons ATGCTAAAGAATATCTATCGGTTTCTTCAACGGTCCAACAGCTTCATTTCACTGAATACGAAAAG TTGTAAACCGGAAATGCGACTTTTGAACCTGAAATCCGGATTGTTTCTGAGACGGAGGAACTCCGACTCACCGTTGTCGGCCCGACCCCAGCCGGAAGAGGCCCAGAAATGGTCAGAGTCCTTCGCTGCCCTCATGGCATCCAAAT ATGGATCATCACTTTATCGGGCGTTTTTACTGCGCGAATTCAGCAACGAGAATTTGGAATTTTGGATGGCCGTCGAAGAGTACAAGAACTCGAAACCGCAAAAAATGGCAGCCAAAGCCCAGCAGATCTACAACGACTTTGTGGCAACCCAATCGCCAAAAGAA GTCAACCTGGATTCTGAGACAAGGCTCCTGACTTTGACCAACGTCCAGACGAATAATCCTGACCAGCACGTTTTCGACCGAGCCCAAAGGCGCATCCAGCACATGATGGAAAGAGATTCCTACCTGCGTTTCCTCCAGTCGAAGCTCTTCCTCGAACTCGCCTTCCCAGAACGATATTCATCATCGAGTGACGTTTCCGACTAG
- the LOC124343802 gene encoding regulator of G-protein signaling 8-like → MRLHLGFLRRRSTEASLSTRPKPEEAQKWTESFAVLMASKYGSSLYRAFLLREFSNENLEFWLAVEEYKNSKPQKMAAKAQQIYNDFVAVQASKEINLDTESRLITLTNVQSNNPDQHAFDRAQRRIQHMMERDSYPRFLQSRLFLELVQTDGCPTSTGYVSDN, encoded by the exons atgcgtcTCCACCTTGGATTTCTACGCCGGAGAAGTACAGAGGCCTCATTGTCAACTCGACCGAAACCGGAAGAAGCTCAAAAATGGACGGAATCTTTCGCCGTCCTTATGGCATCCAAAT ATGGATCATCACTTTATCGGGCGTTTTTATTGCGTGAATTCAGCAACGAGAATTTGGAATTTTGGCTGGCCGTCGAAGAGTACAAGAACTCGAAACCGCAAAAAATGGCAGCCAAAGCCCAGCAGATCTACAACGATTTCGTAGCCGTACAAGCATCCAAAGAA ATCAATCTGGACACAGAAAGCAGACTCATCACGCTGACCAACGTCCAGTCCAACAATCCGGATCAGCACGCATTCGACCGCGCCCAGAGGCGGATCCAGCACATGATGGAACGCGATTCCTACCCGCGTTTTctccagtcaagactttttctcgAACTCGTCCAGACGGACGGCTGTCCAACCTCAACCGGTTACGTTTCGGACAATTGA